A region from the Myripristis murdjan chromosome 23, fMyrMur1.1, whole genome shotgun sequence genome encodes:
- the LOC115354847 gene encoding small integral membrane protein 30, which produces MAPKLELPNVAAVLWVIFLALIPPVEAYDMGDALALLLGTVVSVVGLCALLGWYARRRNGQL; this is translated from the coding sequence ATGGCTCCCAAACTTGAACTCCCAAATGTTGCAGCGGTCCTCTGGGTGATCTTCCTGGCTCTCATCCCGCCGGTGGAGGCGTACGACATGGGCGACGCCTTGGCCCTGCTGCTGGGCACGGTCGTGTCGGTGGTGGGACTGTGCGCCCTGCTCGGCTGGTACGCACGGAGACGGAACGGACAGCTGTGA